In Plasmodium falciparum 3D7 genome assembly, chromosome: 8, the following proteins share a genomic window:
- a CDS encoding 60S ribosomal protein L22, putative — protein sequence MVAKKDSTKVSKKLKKKVVKKTKIVKGLKKQKMNKSTKGIKYVLDCTKPVKDTILDISGLEQFFKDKIKVDKKTNNLKNKVVVTSDEYKIYITVHIPFSKRYIKYLAKKYIKMHQIRDFLRVIAKGKLAYEFKYFQLNN from the exons atggtgGCTAAAAAAGATAGTACAAAAGTTTCCAAGAAGCTCAAGAAAAAAGTTgtaaagaaaacaaaaattgtTAAGGGtttgaaaaaacaaaagatgAACAAGAGTACTAAGGGAATTAAATATGTTTTGGATTGTACCAAGCCTGTAAAGGATACAATTTTAGATATAAGCGGAttg gaACAATTTTTCAAGGATAAAATTAAAGTTGATAAGAAAACAAATAACTTGAAAAATAAAGTTGTAGTAACATctgatgaatataaaatttatatcacCGTCCACATACCCTTTTCTAAAAGATACATAaag tATTTGGCAAAGAAGTATATAAAGATGCACCAAATACGTGACTTCTTAAGAGTTATAGCTAAAGGAAAATTAGCCTACGAATTTAAATACTttcaattaaataattaa
- a CDS encoding protein transport protein SEC61 subunit beta, putative yields the protein MNAAPVIVGGMRTPARRRQSNASANGNNSKQRRNSNGNSNSIVKFYGDDSPGFKLTPQTVLISTLIFMASVVILHIISKI from the exons ATGAACGCCGCACCAGTAATAGTTGGTGGTATGAGAACACCAGCaag ACGAAGACAAAGTAACGCCTCTGCTAATGGTAACAATTCAAAACAAAGAAGAAATAGTAATGGAAACTCTAACAGCATAGTGAAATTTTATGGTGATGATTCTCCTGGATTtaaatt aACTCCACAAACTGTCCTCATCTCtacattaatatttatgGCAAGTGTAGTTATTTTACATATCATTAGTAAAATATAA